The following nucleotide sequence is from Gammaproteobacteria bacterium.
GTAGGTGATCTTAATCGTCGCCGAGGCATGGTAGGTGGAATGGAAGAAAGTCCTTCGGGCAAAGTGATACGTTCCGAAGTGCCATTGTCAGAGATGTTTGGTTATGCGACGGATTTGCGTTCAGCCACTCAAGGTCGTGCGACCTACTCAATGGAATTTGATAAATATAAAGAAGTTCCTAATAAGCTTTCTGACGGTATGATTAAAAAGAATTTTTAATAAGTTTGTAAAATATTTGTTGTAAATTATGGATCTAGATATCTTTTGTGAGGTAAAAGAAAATGTCGAAAGAGAAGTTTGAGCGTAATAAGCCGCATGTGAATGTGGGCACGATCGGTCACGTAGACCATGGCAAGACCACCTTAACGGCGGCGTTAACTAAAGTGATGGCCGAGGCCCAAGGTGGCGAATTCAAAGCCTATGATCAGATTGACAATGCTCCGGAAGAGCGCGAGCGCGGCATCACCATTGCAACGGCTCACGTAGAATACGAAAGCACGAATCGCCACTATGCACACGTAGATTGTCCGGGACACGCGGATTACGTAAAGAACATGATTACCGGTGCAGCGCAAATGGACGGAGCGATTTTGGTATGCAGTGCTGCCGACGGCCCGATGCCACAAACGCGTGAGCACATCCTTCTTGCACGACAAGTCGGTGTACCGTACATCCTGGTATACATGAACAAAGCCGATCAAGTGGATGACGCCGAATTACTTGAATTAGTAGAAATGGAAATCCGAGATCTACTCTCTACCTACGAATTCCCAGGCGACGACACTCCGATTGTGATCGGATCAGCGCTTAAGGCCCTAGAAGGCGACACCTCCGATATCGGTGTACCGTCGATTATCAAACTCGTAGAAGAAATGGATGCTTTCATTCCAGAACCAGTGCGTGCGATCGAAGGTGACTACCTCATGCCGGTGGAAGACGTATTCTCCATCTCAGGACGTGGCACCGTAGTAACCGGTCGTATTGAGCGTGGTGTAGTGAATGTAGGGGATGAAATTGAGATTGTAGGCATCAAAGAGACCGCCAAGACCACCTGTACCGGCGTGGAAATGTTCCGCAAACTACTGGATCGTGGAGAAGCGGGTGACAACGTAGGGGTATTACTACGTGGCACCAAGCGTGAAGAAGTGGAACGCGGGCAAGTGCTGTGTAAGCCTGGTAGCATCAATCCTCACACCAAATTCGAAGCGGAAATCTACATTTTGAGCAAAGAAGAAGGTGGGCGTCATACCCCATTCTTCAACGGCTATCGTCCCCAGTTCTACTTCAGAACTACCGACGTGACCGGCGCATGTGAACTTCCTGCAGGGACCGAGATGGTCATGCCGGGTGATAACGTACAAATGACCGTGACCATGATTGCCCCGATTGCGATGGACGAAGGCTTACGCTTTGCGATCCGTGAAGGTGGGCGTACCGTAGGTGCTGGTGTCGTGGCCAAAATTATTGAGTAAGGATCATTGAATAGAGATTGTTTGCAAAAACGTTAAATTAGAGTATTCATTAAAACCGAAGAGTAAAGAGCATGGCAGCAGGACAAATAATACGTATACGCTTGAAAGCGTTTGATCACAGACTGATTGATCGCTCAGCGACCGAGATCGTTGAAACGGCTAAGCGAACTGGTGCGAGGGTAAAAGGGCCGATTCCGTTACCCACAAAAAAGGAACGCTTTACGATCCTGATTTCTCCACACGTGGATAAAAACGCTCGGGATCAGTATGAAATTCGTACACATAAACGCATCATGGACATTGTTGAGCCTACGGATAAAACGGTAGACGCGCTAATGAAGCTGGATTTAGCAGCAGGTGTAGATGTGCAAATTAAGCTGAATTAAGCGGTCTTTTGACACAATCAAGAATAGACGGTAATAACACCGAAAATAGTACGAAAATATTGAGAAAATATAGCTTATTGAGTAGAGAAAATGGTTTTCTAACACGCTGATTTTTGTGATAATGCACGGCTTACTACGGCCCGGCTATGAGGTAACTCATGCCGGGCCTTGGTTATCCAGGAATAGGGAAATCATTAACAACCATGATTCTTGAATATGTGTTCAGAGCATATGTTCGGCTTCATAAGCTTGGGCCAAAATTAATAGGCAAGATAAATTAGGCAAGTAATACAAAATTATGTCATTAGGTTTAATAGGTAAAAAAGTAGGTATGACGCGCGTCTTTACAGAAGCGGGTGTATCGGTGCCAGTGACAGTAGTGCATGCGCCTGCTAATAGAATTACGCAAGTGCGTACACCAGAAACGGATGGCTATCATGCTGTACAAGTGACGTATGGAGACAAAAAACCTTCAAGAATAAATAAACCTATTTCTGGTCAGTATGCAAAAACAGGAGTTAAAGCCGGACGAGGCTTAAGCGAATTTAGATTAGAGGCCACTCCAGCTGCCAATGCATATGATGGGCTAAAAGTGGGAACAGAAATAAATGCAGCATTATTTTCGGTTGGACAAAAAGTTTCCGTTGCAGGAGTAAGTAAAGGTAAAGGATTTGCTGGTCCAGTAAAACGTCATAACTTTCATATGCAAGATGCAACGCACGGCAATTCAATTTCGCATCGTGCACACGGTTCAACGGGTCAATGTCAAGATCCAGGCCGTGTATTCAAAGGTAAAAAAATGGCCGGCCACATGGGTAGCGAGCGTGTGACCACAAAAAATTTAGAAGTCGTTCAGATTGATACCGAAAAAGATTTGTTACTAATTAAAGGCGCAGTTCCCGGTGCACCAGGTGGTGATGTAATTGTTAAGCCTGTTGTAGCAAGTGAAATCAATCTTCCTACTGATGAAGAACCAGTTAACGAGCAAGAAACAGCAGCACAAGATGCGGTTGCCAGCACAGAAGAATAACCAGAGTCTTAAGAAATTATCATGAAACTATCACTTGCTAACTCTAAAGCTACTGTAAATGTGTCAGATGATATATTTGCACGTGAGTATAACGAAGATTTAGTGCACCAAGCAGTCACGGCATACCTAGCTGGAGGTCGCCAAGGTACTAAAGCAAATAAAAGCCGCAGCGATGTAAGAGGTGGTGGCGCAAAGCCGTGGCGTCAAAAAGGTACCGGCCGTGCTCGTGCGGGTACATCAAGCAGTCCAATCTGGCGTTCAGGTGGTGTTACCTTTGCAGCTAGACCAAGAAACTATAAGCAAAAATTAAATAAAAAAATGGTGCGTGCAGCCTACGCATCAATATTTTCTCAATTGGTTCGTCAAGACCGAATGCAAGTTGTTGATGCATTCGCAGTAACCGAGCCAAAGACAAAACAAGCTTTAGAGCTTTTGGGTAAACTTTCTGTTACTTCTGCATTAATTATTACTGAAGAAGCAGATAAAAATTTATATTTGTCAGTGCGTAATTTGCCGCATGTGGATGTAACTGAAATTGGCGGTTTAGACCCTGTTAGTTTAGTTAAGTATGAGCATGTAATTGTCACCAAAGATGCTCTAGGCGCTATCGAGGAGTGGTTGCAATGAATCAAGAACGTCTATTGACCGTTTTACTTGGTCCACATATCTCAGAAAAGACTTCTATTGCAGCTGATAAAAATAATCAGCATGTTTTTAAAGTGATTCGTGGCGCAAAAAAACCAGAAATTAAAAAAGCAGTTGAAAAGTTGTTCGACGTTAAAGTTGCTGCGGTGAATACCATAAATATGAATGGTAAGAAGAAACGTTTTGGTCAGCGAGCTGGTAAACGTTCGGATTGGAAAAAAGCAATAGTGACACTAGAGGCTGGCCACGATATTGATTTTGGTGGATTTGAGTAAATAAAGAACTAACGTTATGGCATTACAGAAAGCAAAACCAACTTCACCAGGACGCAGATTTGTAGTTAAGGTCACTACACCTGGTTTATATCAGGATGGACCTTATAAGCCGCTTTTGGATGAAAAGCGTAGAACGGGTGGTAGAAATAATAATGGTCGAATTACCACAAGGCATCGTGGTGGTGGCCATAAACAGCGTTATCGCATTGTTGATTTCAAACGCAATAAAGATGAAATAGCAGCGAAAGTTGAAAGATTAGAGTATGACCCAAATCGAAGTGCGCATATCGCATTATTGAAATATGCAGATGGTGAGCGTCGCTACATCATTGCGCCTAAGGGTCTGCAGGTAAATGATGAGGTAGTTTCAGGTGTTCAAGTTCCAATTAAGGTTGGCAATACATCGCAGATTCGCAACATACCAGTGGGAACTATTGTTCATAACATTGAGATGAAGCCTGGTAAAGGTGCGCAGATTGGTAGAAGCGCAGGTGCTGCCATTCAAATTATTGCCCGCGAAGGTAACTATGCAACCTTGCGTTTACGTTCTGGTGAAATGCGCAAAATTTTATCTGAGTGTCGTGCGACGATCGGTGAGGTAGGTAACGCAGAACATAATTTACGTAAGTTAGGTAAAGCGGGTGCCAAGCGTTGGCGAGGTGTGCGTCCAACCGTTCGTGGTGTTGCGATGAATCCAGTTGATCACCCACATGGTGGTGGTGAGGGTAGAACGTCAGGTGGTAGACATCCAGTGTCTCCGTGGGCGATGCCAACTAAAGGTTATAAGACTAGAAAGAATCATCGAACGGATCGTTTAATTGTGCGTCGCCGAAATAAAAAGTAAAGCGTAAGAAATAGACGTACAAGAAATAACTAAATATTTATAGAGATAGACAAATGCCAAGATCGTTACGTAAAGGACCTTATATAGATCATCACTTGATGAAGAAGGTTGAAGTGGCAGCAGCCAATAATGATCGCAAGCCAATTAAAACTTGGTCGCGACGATCTTTAGTTGTGCCCGATATGGTGGGTTTAACCATTGGTGTGCATAACGGCCGTGTACATGTACCAGTTTTAATAAGTGAAAATATGGTAGGCCATAAGTTGGGTGAGTTTGCAATCACACGTACATTTAAAGGTCATTCTGGAGATCGTAAGGCATAATCGTAATGGAAGTTTCAGCTAAATTAACCTTTATAAGAATTGCACCGCAAAAGGCTCGTCTTGTGGCAAATCAAGTTCGTGGTCAAAAAGTAGATCGCGCATTAGGAATTTTAAAGTTCAGTCAAAAGAAAGGCGCTGTATTAATTAAGAAGGTGCTTGAGTCTGCAATTGCGAATGCTGAGCATAATGAAGGTGCAGATATTGATGAACTTAAGGTTTCAAAAATATGTGTGGATGATGGTCCAACGCATAAGCGTTTTAGAGCGCGAGCGAAGGGTCGTGCGGCAAAAATTTTGAAGCGTACTAGTCATATTACTGTTGAAGTCAGTGACAGTTAAATTATTAAATAACGAGAAGTTTTATGTGCAAAACCACTACATTGTTAACTCTAAACGAAGGTAAGTGCTAGATCATGGGTCAAAAAGTACATCCAACTGGAATGCGTTTAGGAATATCCACCGAATGGACATCAAGGTGGTATGCAGAAGGTAGAGACTATGCAGAATTTTTGCAGAGTGATTTAGAAATACGTGAATATTTAAAAAAGAAATTATCGCAAGCGTCGGTTAGTCGAATTCAAATTGATCGTCCAGCTAAAGCTGCTTTTATTACTATTCACACTGCGCGTCCTGGGATCGTTATTGGTAAGAAGGGCGAGGATATAGAGGCACTTCGTAAGGAAGTGGCACGCAGAACTGGGCTTAGCGTAAATAATGTAAAGATTAATATTGAAGAAATTCGTAAGCCAGAAATTGATTCGCAACTTGTTGCAGAAAGCATCGCGCAGCAATTAGAGCGTCGCATCATGTTTAGACGTGCAATGAAGCGTGCGGTTAGTAATGCAATGCGCTTAGGTGCATTGGGTGTAAAAGTGAATGTCGGCGGCCGTTTAAATGGCGCAGAGATTGCACGCAGTGAGTGGTATCGAGAAGGTCGTGTGCCTCTACATACTTTGCGAGCCAATATTGATTATGGATTTGCTGAAGCGTTAACCACTTATGGGATTA
It contains:
- the tuf gene encoding elongation factor Tu, with protein sequence MSKEKFERNKPHVNVGTIGHVDHGKTTLTAALTKVMAEAQGGEFKAYDQIDNAPEERERGITIATAHVEYESTNRHYAHVDCPGHADYVKNMITGAAQMDGAILVCSAADGPMPQTREHILLARQVGVPYILVYMNKADQVDDAELLELVEMEIRDLLSTYEFPGDDTPIVIGSALKALEGDTSDIGVPSIIKLVEEMDAFIPEPVRAIEGDYLMPVEDVFSISGRGTVVTGRIERGVVNVGDEIEIVGIKETAKTTCTGVEMFRKLLDRGEAGDNVGVLLRGTKREEVERGQVLCKPGSINPHTKFEAEIYILSKEEGGRHTPFFNGYRPQFYFRTTDVTGACELPAGTEMVMPGDNVQMTVTMIAPIAMDEGLRFAIREGGRTVGAGVVAKIIE
- the rpsJ gene encoding 30S ribosomal protein S10 — protein: MAAGQIIRIRLKAFDHRLIDRSATEIVETAKRTGARVKGPIPLPTKKERFTILISPHVDKNARDQYEIRTHKRIMDIVEPTDKTVDALMKLDLAAGVDVQIKLN
- the rplC gene encoding 50S ribosomal protein L3 encodes the protein MSLGLIGKKVGMTRVFTEAGVSVPVTVVHAPANRITQVRTPETDGYHAVQVTYGDKKPSRINKPISGQYAKTGVKAGRGLSEFRLEATPAANAYDGLKVGTEINAALFSVGQKVSVAGVSKGKGFAGPVKRHNFHMQDATHGNSISHRAHGSTGQCQDPGRVFKGKKMAGHMGSERVTTKNLEVVQIDTEKDLLLIKGAVPGAPGGDVIVKPVVASEINLPTDEEPVNEQETAAQDAVASTEE
- the rplD gene encoding 50S ribosomal protein L4, translated to MKLSLANSKATVNVSDDIFAREYNEDLVHQAVTAYLAGGRQGTKANKSRSDVRGGGAKPWRQKGTGRARAGTSSSPIWRSGGVTFAARPRNYKQKLNKKMVRAAYASIFSQLVRQDRMQVVDAFAVTEPKTKQALELLGKLSVTSALIITEEADKNLYLSVRNLPHVDVTEIGGLDPVSLVKYEHVIVTKDALGAIEEWLQ
- the rplW gene encoding 50S ribosomal protein L23, whose translation is MNQERLLTVLLGPHISEKTSIAADKNNQHVFKVIRGAKKPEIKKAVEKLFDVKVAAVNTINMNGKKKRFGQRAGKRSDWKKAIVTLEAGHDIDFGGFE
- the rplB gene encoding 50S ribosomal protein L2, producing the protein MALQKAKPTSPGRRFVVKVTTPGLYQDGPYKPLLDEKRRTGGRNNNGRITTRHRGGGHKQRYRIVDFKRNKDEIAAKVERLEYDPNRSAHIALLKYADGERRYIIAPKGLQVNDEVVSGVQVPIKVGNTSQIRNIPVGTIVHNIEMKPGKGAQIGRSAGAAIQIIAREGNYATLRLRSGEMRKILSECRATIGEVGNAEHNLRKLGKAGAKRWRGVRPTVRGVAMNPVDHPHGGGEGRTSGGRHPVSPWAMPTKGYKTRKNHRTDRLIVRRRNKK
- the rpsS gene encoding 30S ribosomal protein S19, with the protein product MPRSLRKGPYIDHHLMKKVEVAAANNDRKPIKTWSRRSLVVPDMVGLTIGVHNGRVHVPVLISENMVGHKLGEFAITRTFKGHSGDRKA
- the rplV gene encoding 50S ribosomal protein L22; its protein translation is MEVSAKLTFIRIAPQKARLVANQVRGQKVDRALGILKFSQKKGAVLIKKVLESAIANAEHNEGADIDELKVSKICVDDGPTHKRFRARAKGRAAKILKRTSHITVEVSDS
- the rpsC gene encoding 30S ribosomal protein S3, encoding MGQKVHPTGMRLGISTEWTSRWYAEGRDYAEFLQSDLEIREYLKKKLSQASVSRIQIDRPAKAAFITIHTARPGIVIGKKGEDIEALRKEVARRTGLSVNNVKINIEEIRKPEIDSQLVAESIAQQLERRIMFRRAMKRAVSNAMRLGALGVKVNVGGRLNGAEIARSEWYREGRVPLHTLRANIDYGFAEALTTYGIIGIKTWIYKGDVFDLNAKENEDTADKKQTAAKKPKQKTN